The Streptomyces sp. DH-12 genome has a window encoding:
- a CDS encoding fibronectin type III domain-containing protein, with protein MRGVPPTASSRRLLALCAVVLLAVSCRWGGPDDTGGERPPGAPTGVTAQAGSATSVHVMWNRVAPAGSEVTGYEVYRGDTRVKEVPAATHMVDVSRLRPATTYVFTVRARDADGRLGPPSREVRATTPAAARADTRPPTAPGDLEGRAAGSRAAQLSWSAARDDRGVVSYDLYQGRTKIHSVGGNQTAAVVTGLRPGTRYSFTVRARDAADNLSPPGRVVRLTTADGADGGATATAPADFRATARSSGGAYYIVLSWVPPRVDGTVTEYEVRLDGRPVTSLVYGGEAPRDRATYRFYAGEEAGVTHRVRIRPLLPDGTWGAFSAERTVTTGAAG; from the coding sequence GTGCGTGGCGTTCCCCCAACCGCGTCATCGCGTCGCCTGCTCGCGCTCTGCGCGGTCGTGCTGCTGGCCGTCTCCTGCCGCTGGGGCGGACCGGACGACACCGGCGGCGAACGGCCGCCCGGAGCGCCGACGGGCGTCACCGCACAGGCGGGCAGCGCCACCAGCGTCCACGTCATGTGGAACCGGGTCGCCCCCGCCGGTTCCGAGGTGACCGGCTACGAGGTGTACCGGGGAGACACCAGGGTCAAGGAAGTGCCCGCTGCCACGCACATGGTGGACGTGTCCAGGCTGCGGCCCGCCACCACCTACGTCTTCACGGTGCGGGCCCGGGACGCGGACGGACGGCTCGGTCCGCCCAGCCGGGAGGTGCGGGCCACGACCCCCGCGGCGGCGCGGGCCGACACGCGGCCGCCCACCGCTCCGGGGGACCTGGAAGGACGGGCGGCGGGCAGCCGGGCGGCCCAGCTCTCCTGGTCCGCGGCACGGGACGACCGCGGTGTGGTGTCGTACGACCTCTACCAGGGGCGTACGAAGATCCACAGTGTGGGCGGGAACCAGACGGCCGCCGTGGTGACGGGGCTGCGCCCGGGCACCCGGTACTCCTTCACCGTCCGCGCGCGGGACGCCGCGGACAACCTCTCGCCGCCCGGCCGCGTCGTCCGCCTCACCACCGCCGACGGCGCGGACGGCGGTGCCACGGCCACCGCGCCCGCCGACTTCCGCGCGACGGCCCGGAGCTCGGGCGGGGCGTACTACATCGTGCTCTCCTGGGTGCCGCCGCGCGTGGACGGGACGGTCACCGAGTACGAGGTCCGGCTGGACGGACGGCCCGTCACCTCGCTGGTGTACGGCGGCGAGGCGCCGCGCGACCGGGCGACGTACCGCTTCTACGCGGGCGAGGAGGCGGGGGTCACGCACCGGGTGCGGATCAGGCCGCTGCTGCCGGACGGCACCTGGGGCGCCTTCTCGGCCGAGCGCACGGTGACGACGGGCGCCGCCGGCTGA
- a CDS encoding glycoside hydrolase family 75 protein, with protein sequence MPAPAASDPAPTGSDPSAPAPPAPVTAADLLAKVSGCVPVSRGRYRKDRGTAATVPVCGTRDAVFWKADMDIDCDGRPSRRCNARTDPYFSSSTAFAQSDGRALSSEKLPYVVVPAPSGIWDHRDHGVRGGSVAAVVYRDRVSYAVVGDTGPTDIIGEASYAAAASLGIDPDPRSGGAPSGVTYIVFKDSRVTPLEDREAAEAQGARLAREFVDSAD encoded by the coding sequence ATGCCGGCCCCCGCGGCCTCCGACCCCGCGCCGACCGGCTCCGATCCCTCCGCCCCCGCGCCCCCCGCCCCCGTCACCGCGGCCGACCTGCTGGCCAAGGTGAGCGGCTGCGTCCCCGTCTCCCGGGGCCGGTACCGCAAGGACCGCGGCACCGCGGCCACCGTGCCGGTGTGCGGCACGCGCGACGCGGTGTTCTGGAAGGCCGACATGGACATCGACTGCGACGGCCGCCCGAGCCGCCGCTGCAACGCCCGCACCGACCCGTACTTCTCCTCCTCCACGGCGTTCGCGCAGTCCGACGGACGCGCGCTCAGCTCGGAGAAGCTGCCCTACGTCGTGGTCCCCGCGCCCAGCGGCATCTGGGACCACCGCGACCACGGCGTGCGCGGCGGATCGGTCGCGGCCGTGGTCTACCGCGACCGGGTCAGCTACGCGGTCGTCGGCGACACCGGCCCGACCGACATCATCGGCGAGGCCTCCTACGCGGCGGCCGCGTCCCTGGGCATCGACCCGGACCCGCGCTCCGGCGGCGCCCCCTCCGGGGTGACGTACATCGTGTTCAAGGACAGCCGGGTCACCCCGCTGGAGGACCGGGAGGCGGCGGAGGCCCAGGGCGCGCGTCTCGCACGGGAGTTCGTCGACTCCGCGGACTGA
- a CDS encoding PTS fructose transporter subunit IIA, with protein sequence MSGEKPVGIVLVSHSAAVASSVAELAQGLSGAGASVPVAPAGGTGSGELGTSAELIAAAAASVDRGAGVAVLTDLGSAVLTVKALLAEGDELPENTRLVDAPFLEGAVAAVVTASTGADLDAVAAAASEAYDYRKT encoded by the coding sequence GTGAGCGGGGAGAAGCCGGTCGGGATCGTCCTGGTGTCGCACAGCGCGGCGGTCGCGTCCTCGGTGGCGGAGCTGGCGCAGGGGCTGTCGGGTGCGGGGGCGTCGGTGCCGGTCGCCCCCGCGGGCGGCACCGGGAGCGGTGAACTGGGCACCAGCGCGGAGCTGATCGCCGCGGCGGCCGCGTCCGTGGACCGGGGTGCGGGCGTCGCGGTGCTGACCGATCTGGGCAGCGCGGTGCTCACCGTGAAGGCGCTGCTGGCCGAGGGCGACGAACTCCCCGAGAACACGCGGCTGGTGGACGCGCCGTTCCTGGAGGGCGCGGTGGCCGCGGTGGTCACCGCCTCCACGGGCGCGGACCTCGACGCGGTGGCGGCGGCGGCCTCGGAGGCGTACGACTACCGGAAGACGTGA
- the dhaL gene encoding dihydroxyacetone kinase subunit DhaL, translating into MLDADFFRRWMTAAAASVDREAERLTALDSPIGDADHGSNLQRGFRAVKDALDEEPPATPGAVLTQAGRLLVSTVGGASGPLYGTLLRRTGKALGEATEVDRRQLAEALRAGVDAVMKLGGAAPGDKTMIDALVPAVDALGESFAAARDAAREGAAATTPMLARKGRASYLGDRSIGHQDPGATSAALLVSALLDAAPGDGEADGGE; encoded by the coding sequence GTGCTGGACGCCGACTTCTTCCGTCGTTGGATGACGGCCGCCGCCGCATCCGTGGACCGCGAGGCGGAACGGCTCACCGCCCTCGACTCGCCGATCGGGGACGCCGATCACGGCAGCAATCTGCAGCGCGGCTTCCGGGCGGTGAAGGACGCTCTGGACGAGGAGCCGCCCGCCACGCCCGGCGCGGTGCTGACCCAGGCCGGGCGTCTGCTGGTGTCGACGGTGGGCGGCGCGTCCGGTCCGCTGTACGGGACGCTGCTGCGCCGCACCGGGAAGGCGCTGGGAGAGGCGACCGAGGTGGACCGGCGGCAGCTCGCCGAGGCGCTGCGGGCCGGGGTGGACGCCGTGATGAAGCTGGGCGGCGCGGCGCCGGGCGACAAGACGATGATCGACGCGCTGGTTCCCGCGGTGGACGCGCTCGGCGAGTCGTTCGCCGCCGCCCGGGACGCCGCGCGGGAGGGCGCGGCCGCGACGACGCCGATGCTCGCCCGCAAGGGCAGGGCGAGCTATCTGGGCGACCGCAGCATCGGGCACCAGGATCCCGGCGCGACCTCGGCGGCGCTGCTGGTCTCCGCGCTGCTCGACGCCGCGCCCGGCGACGGGGAGGCGGACGGCGGTGAGTGA
- the dhaK gene encoding dihydroxyacetone kinase subunit DhaK: MRMLINVPETVVADALRGMAAAHPELTVDVENRVVVRKDAPVAGKVGLVSGGGSGHEPLHGGFVGPGMLSAACPGEVFTSPVPDQMVRAAAAVDSGAGVLFVVKNYTGDVLNFDMAAELAEDEGVQVAKVLVDDDVAVTDSLYTAGRRGTGATLFVEKIAGAAAEEGQPLERVEALAKQVNENSRSFGVALSAVTTPAKGSPTFDLPAGELELGIGIHGEPGRERRPMMTSGEIAEFAVDAILEDLTPRNPVLVLVNGMGATPLLELYGFNAEVQRVLGERGVPVARVLVGNYVTSLDMAGASVTLCQVDEELLRLWDAPVRTPGLRWGM; encoded by the coding sequence GTGAGGATGCTGATCAACGTTCCGGAGACCGTGGTGGCGGACGCGCTGCGCGGTATGGCGGCGGCCCATCCCGAGCTGACGGTGGACGTGGAGAACCGGGTGGTGGTCCGCAAGGACGCCCCGGTCGCGGGCAAGGTGGGCCTGGTGTCCGGCGGCGGCTCGGGGCACGAACCGCTGCACGGCGGGTTCGTCGGCCCCGGCATGCTGTCGGCGGCCTGTCCCGGCGAGGTGTTCACCTCCCCGGTGCCCGACCAGATGGTGCGGGCCGCGGCGGCCGTGGACAGCGGGGCCGGAGTGCTGTTCGTCGTGAAGAACTACACCGGCGACGTACTCAACTTCGACATGGCGGCGGAGCTGGCCGAGGACGAGGGCGTCCAGGTCGCGAAGGTGCTGGTCGACGATGACGTGGCGGTGACCGACAGCCTGTACACGGCGGGCCGCCGGGGCACCGGGGCGACGCTGTTCGTGGAGAAGATCGCGGGCGCGGCGGCCGAGGAGGGGCAGCCGCTGGAGCGGGTGGAGGCGCTCGCGAAGCAGGTGAACGAGAACTCCCGCAGCTTCGGCGTGGCGCTCAGCGCCGTCACCACGCCCGCCAAGGGCTCGCCGACGTTCGACCTGCCGGCCGGGGAGCTGGAGCTGGGCATCGGCATCCACGGGGAGCCGGGCCGCGAGCGGCGCCCGATGATGACGTCCGGCGAGATCGCCGAGTTCGCCGTCGACGCGATTCTGGAGGACCTCACCCCGCGCAACCCGGTGCTGGTGCTGGTCAACGGCATGGGCGCCACGCCGCTGCTGGAGCTGTACGGCTTCAACGCCGAGGTGCAGCGGGTGCTCGGCGAGCGCGGCGTCCCGGTCGCCCGCGTCCTCGTCGGCAACTACGTCACGTCCCTGGACATGGCGGGCGCCTCCGTCACCCTCTGCCAGGTCGACGAGGAGCTGCTCCGCCTGTGGGACGCGCCGGTGCGTACGCCCGGGCTGCGCTGGGGAATGTGA
- a CDS encoding class I SAM-dependent methyltransferase gives MGVSMGTARAWVERWERQQERYAVDREERFTVIADVVEHVTAGRARPLLLDLGCGPGSLAARLAARFPHAEIVAADMDPLLLELGRTHHADAARYVDTVIGEEGWTEALALERPLDAAVSTTALHYLPEPALLRTYRSLASLLRPGGVLVNGDHFPPDAAPCADLTAHVGRRRAERTGGRTPEDWRSWWDAAARDPELADLLDERGRRRAVHAGNGGDEQVTVSRHAELLRRAGFAHAAPVWQFGDSTVLVAVMDGAPAARDRVGA, from the coding sequence ATGGGCGTGAGCATGGGGACGGCCAGGGCGTGGGTGGAGCGCTGGGAACGGCAGCAGGAGCGGTACGCGGTGGACCGCGAGGAGCGGTTCACCGTGATCGCGGACGTCGTCGAGCACGTCACCGCCGGCCGTGCCCGCCCCCTCCTGCTCGACCTGGGGTGCGGGCCCGGCTCCCTGGCCGCCAGGCTCGCCGCCCGTTTCCCGCACGCGGAGATCGTCGCCGCCGACATGGACCCCCTGCTGCTGGAACTGGGACGCACCCACCACGCCGACGCCGCCCGCTACGTCGACACCGTCATCGGCGAGGAGGGCTGGACCGAGGCCCTGGCACTGGAACGCCCCCTGGACGCCGCCGTCTCGACGACCGCGCTGCACTACCTGCCCGAGCCGGCGCTGCTGCGCACCTACCGCTCCCTCGCGTCCCTGCTCCGCCCCGGCGGCGTCCTCGTCAACGGAGACCACTTCCCGCCGGACGCGGCGCCGTGCGCGGACCTCACCGCCCACGTGGGCCGGCGCAGGGCGGAGCGCACGGGCGGCCGCACCCCGGAGGACTGGCGGTCCTGGTGGGACGCCGCGGCCCGCGACCCCGAACTGGCCGACCTGCTCGACGAACGCGGACGGCGCCGGGCCGTCCATGCCGGGAACGGCGGCGACGAGCAGGTCACGGTGAGCCGCCACGCCGAACTGCTGCGCCGGGCCGGCTTCGCCCACGCCGCGCCGGTCTGGCAGTTCGGCGACAGCACCGTCCTGGTGGCGGTCATGGACGGCGCACCCGCGGCCCGTGACCGAGTCGGGGCATGA
- a CDS encoding GNAT family N-acetyltransferase, whose translation MRREEVRQPQAGGLTGATAHETVRAPVITQPGRPRDATAAVRQELTACRAAVINAGGAVVPVDRPPPPVTAAALRPAVGGITRGLSPDRSRLPPATVDGALAGWMVLRLERHLPVARCGMVNHVQTHLRFRGRGIGTALMRRARGATHDETGLERLRLTVRSGPGLEASPARRTGPRSAGGRAHCAWRPVTTGTRS comes from the coding sequence ATGCGGAGGGAAGAGGTAAGGCAGCCGCAGGCCGGCGGGCTTACCGGTGCGACAGCGCATGAGACGGTGCGCGCTCCCGTGATCACGCAGCCCGGACGGCCCCGGGACGCCACCGCGGCCGTCCGGCAGGAACTCACCGCGTGCCGGGCGGCGGTGATCAACGCCGGTGGAGCGGTCGTCCCCGTGGACCGCCCACCGCCTCCGGTGACCGCGGCGGCGCTTCGGCCCGCAGTCGGAGGAATCACGCGAGGGCTCTCCCCGGACCGGAGCAGACTTCCTCCGGCGACCGTGGACGGCGCGCTCGCGGGCTGGATGGTCCTGCGTCTCGAGCGGCATCTCCCCGTGGCGCGCTGCGGCATGGTGAACCACGTCCAGACGCACCTCCGCTTCCGGGGCAGGGGCATCGGCACCGCGCTGATGCGGCGTGCCAGGGGCGCCACACACGACGAGACGGGCCTGGAACGGCTGCGGCTCACCGTGAGATCCGGTCCGGGACTTGAGGCTTCTCCCGCCAGGCGGACCGGACCGAGGTCGGCCGGCGGCCGGGCGCACTGCGCGTGGCGCCCGGTGACGACCGGGACGAGATCCTGA
- a CDS encoding TIGR03943 family protein, translated as MRRYGPAVLLLLVGAAVLRISLFSDLYLRYVQAGLRPCLIASGALLVLLGLARAASTARAARDGTASVDRSAHPAEDGHGHVHSHAGGPRVAWLLALPAAALLLFPPPALGSYSAAREEARRAAENVGTFPALPAGDPVDLSLAEFSTRAVYDSGYSLKGRTVRLTGFVTHGDGGAWYVTRLRVACCAADATAVRVEVRGADAPEADTWVVVTGAWHPEGELGSSAAWPPVLDAATVRHIAEPSDPYEKR; from the coding sequence GTGAGGCGGTACGGTCCCGCCGTGCTGTTGCTGCTGGTCGGCGCCGCGGTGCTGCGGATCTCGCTGTTCAGCGACCTGTATCTGCGGTACGTGCAGGCCGGGCTGCGGCCCTGCCTGATCGCGTCCGGGGCGCTGCTGGTGCTGCTCGGTCTGGCGCGGGCAGCGTCGACGGCGCGAGCGGCACGGGACGGCACCGCTTCCGTGGACCGGAGCGCGCACCCGGCCGAGGACGGACACGGCCACGTCCACTCCCATGCGGGCGGCCCGCGCGTCGCCTGGCTGCTCGCACTGCCCGCAGCCGCCCTGCTCCTCTTTCCGCCGCCCGCGCTCGGTTCCTACAGCGCCGCGCGCGAAGAGGCCCGACGCGCCGCGGAGAATGTCGGCACGTTCCCCGCGCTGCCCGCCGGGGACCCGGTGGACCTGAGCCTGGCCGAGTTCAGCACTCGCGCCGTCTACGACAGCGGGTACTCGCTGAAGGGCCGCACGGTCCGGCTGACCGGGTTCGTCACCCACGGGGACGGCGGCGCCTGGTACGTGACCCGGCTCCGGGTCGCGTGCTGCGCGGCCGACGCCACAGCGGTCAGGGTGGAGGTCCGCGGTGCGGACGCACCGGAGGCCGACACGTGGGTGGTGGTGACAGGCGCCTGGCACCCCGAAGGCGAACTGGGGTCATCGGCGGCCTGGCCCCCGGTGCTGGACGCCGCGACCGTCCGACACATCGCGGAGCCGTCGGATCCGTACGAGAAGCGCTGA
- a CDS encoding permease, whose product MSDQEYAERRGGLTDVVRLVVRAVVHLFLGGFALVTIITVAGTLGPMLALDLYTPPVAAWWTVFTAVVVQGVPFLLLGALVSAAIGAFVPERVFTRLLPRSPALAVPVAGAAGVVLPGCECASVPVAGSLMRRGVVPAAALAFLLSAPAINPVVLVATSLAFPGQPLMVVARLVASLVTAVAMGWLWARFGRKEWLRLPGAPTAGAGAGASRAGSFMAGLQHDFLHAGGFLVVGSAAAATFTIAVPRSLLDVFTASAWASVLLLALLAVVLCVCSEADAFVAASLSGFGPIAQLTFMVVGPMVDLKLFALQAGTFGRTFAIRFSSATWVVAVASSALVGWWVL is encoded by the coding sequence GTGAGCGATCAGGAGTACGCCGAGAGGCGGGGCGGGCTCACCGATGTCGTGCGCCTCGTCGTGCGGGCGGTCGTGCACCTCTTTCTCGGCGGGTTCGCACTCGTCACGATCATCACGGTCGCCGGGACCCTCGGGCCGATGCTCGCGCTCGACCTCTACACTCCGCCCGTCGCCGCCTGGTGGACCGTGTTCACCGCCGTCGTCGTCCAGGGCGTCCCGTTCCTCCTGCTCGGCGCGCTGGTCTCCGCGGCCATAGGTGCGTTCGTGCCCGAGCGCGTCTTCACCCGACTGCTGCCGCGCAGCCCGGCTCTCGCCGTACCCGTCGCGGGCGCGGCCGGTGTGGTGCTTCCCGGCTGCGAGTGCGCGTCCGTGCCGGTGGCCGGCAGCCTGATGCGGCGCGGGGTCGTTCCGGCCGCCGCGCTGGCGTTCCTGCTCTCCGCGCCCGCGATCAATCCCGTCGTCCTCGTCGCCACGTCCCTCGCGTTTCCCGGCCAGCCGCTGATGGTGGTGGCCCGGCTCGTCGCCTCGCTCGTCACCGCCGTCGCCATGGGCTGGTTGTGGGCACGCTTCGGCAGGAAGGAATGGCTGCGGCTGCCGGGAGCACCGACGGCCGGGGCCGGGGCCGGCGCCTCCCGCGCGGGCTCCTTCATGGCGGGGCTCCAGCACGACTTCCTGCACGCCGGGGGTTTCCTGGTAGTGGGTTCGGCGGCAGCGGCGACCTTCACCATCGCGGTGCCACGGTCGCTGCTGGACGTCTTCACGGCGTCCGCCTGGGCATCGGTGCTCCTGCTGGCCCTCCTCGCCGTGGTGCTGTGCGTGTGCAGCGAGGCGGACGCGTTCGTGGCGGCGTCGCTGAGCGGGTTCGGACCGATCGCGCAACTGACGTTCATGGTGGTCGGCCCGATGGTCGACCTCAAGCTGTTCGCGCTTCAGGCCGGCACGTTCGGGCGGACGTTCGCGATCCGGTTCTCGTCCGCGACCTGGGTGGTCGCGGTGGCGAGCAGTGCGCTCGTGGGGTGGTGGGTGCTGTGA
- a CDS encoding class I SAM-dependent methyltransferase: MSDPYERSAEYLDILIAESWEPLAPALADVLSHVRAGTGAVVDLGAGSGRGVRVICEALPRVPVLAVEPSAAMRAVLLARVHEDDGLRERVTVVPGDCTSADWPDGVRAVVALNMIGHLSPGQRCALWSRAARQLAPGGALVFNLAPPFTPVEVERVRTARAVVGELEYEGWASARPTGADEITWRMDYGVLRQGRPLAGTSVEYRWWVATEGALAAEVAEAGLVLRRTGDSALGLCVLERASDLAPQVG, translated from the coding sequence ATGAGCGACCCCTACGAGCGGTCCGCCGAGTACCTCGACATCCTGATCGCCGAGTCGTGGGAGCCGCTGGCTCCGGCGCTGGCGGACGTCCTGTCGCACGTCCGCGCCGGAACCGGGGCCGTGGTGGACCTCGGGGCCGGGTCCGGCCGGGGCGTGCGCGTCATCTGCGAGGCGCTGCCGCGGGTGCCGGTGCTCGCCGTCGAGCCGTCCGCCGCGATGCGTGCCGTCCTGCTCGCCCGGGTTCACGAGGACGACGGACTGCGTGAGCGCGTCACGGTGGTTCCCGGTGACTGCACGAGCGCCGACTGGCCCGACGGTGTGCGGGCCGTGGTGGCCCTGAACATGATCGGCCACCTGTCGCCCGGGCAGAGGTGCGCGCTGTGGAGCCGCGCCGCCCGGCAGCTCGCCCCGGGCGGGGCGCTGGTGTTCAACCTCGCTCCGCCGTTCACCCCGGTGGAGGTGGAGCGGGTGCGGACGGCCCGGGCCGTCGTCGGCGAGCTGGAGTACGAGGGCTGGGCGAGCGCGCGTCCCACCGGAGCGGACGAGATCACCTGGCGCATGGACTACGGCGTCCTGCGTCAGGGCCGGCCGCTGGCCGGGACGTCGGTCGAGTACCGCTGGTGGGTCGCCACGGAGGGCGCGCTGGCGGCCGAAGTCGCCGAGGCGGGACTGGTGTTGCGCCGGACCGGTGATTCCGCTCTGGGGCTGTGCGTTCTCGAGCGCGCGAGCGATCTGGCACCACAAGTTGGTTGA